The following proteins are encoded in a genomic region of Amycolatopsis sulphurea:
- a CDS encoding RecQ family ATP-dependent DNA helicase gives MDTTETLRTRAETLLRALAGETAQLRDDQWTAIEALVAHHRRALVVQRTGWGKSAVYFLATALLRERGTGPTVIVSPLLALMRNQISAAARAGIHAATINSANAQEWDQVQASVATGEVDVLLVSPERLNNPDFRDRVLPKLTAEAGLLVVDEAHCISDWGHDFRPDYRRLRTLLGDLPDGVPVLATTATANDRVATDVAEQLGIGDEAGTLVLRGPLDRESLRLAVAELPTDEARLAWLAEHLADLPGSGIIYTLTVAAAHDVTALLSDRGYPVAAYTGKTDPADRQAAEDDLLANRVKALVATSALGMGFDKPDLGFVVHLGAPSSPIAYYQQVGRAGRGVEKAEVVLLPGREDKAIWAYFGSLAFPDELRVSQVLNTLSYADRPLSTAALEPSVELSRSRLEMVLKVLDVDGAVRRVRGGWESTGQPWKYDRERYERVGTARVAEQDAMLGYLATTGCRMEYLRKQLDDPEAAPCGRCDNCTGQHWDTAVSEEIAGATRERLDRPGVEIAPRKQWPSGMSGLDVPLSGRIAAGEQAEPGQVLGRLTDVGWGGRLRSLVGPGSADTEVPDSVFDACVKVLASWQWKERPVAVVAIPSATRPQLVDSLALRLSAIGRLDYLGDLASAGPPPRQANSAQRLADLWRRLSLPEPLAEALAGTHGPILLVDDVIDTGWTMTLAARLLRTAGADAVLPFALASTA, from the coding sequence GTGGACACCACCGAGACCCTGCGAACCCGCGCCGAGACGCTGCTCCGCGCGCTCGCCGGGGAGACCGCCCAGCTCCGTGACGACCAGTGGACCGCCATCGAGGCGCTGGTCGCGCACCACCGGCGCGCGCTCGTCGTGCAGCGCACCGGATGGGGCAAGTCGGCGGTGTACTTCCTGGCCACGGCGCTGCTGCGGGAGCGGGGCACGGGCCCGACCGTGATCGTCTCGCCGCTGCTCGCGCTGATGCGCAACCAGATCTCCGCGGCTGCCCGCGCCGGGATCCACGCGGCGACCATCAACTCGGCCAACGCACAGGAATGGGATCAGGTCCAGGCGAGCGTGGCGACCGGCGAGGTGGATGTGCTCCTGGTCAGTCCCGAACGGTTGAACAACCCGGACTTCCGCGACCGGGTGCTGCCGAAGCTCACCGCGGAGGCCGGGCTGCTGGTGGTCGACGAGGCCCACTGCATCTCCGACTGGGGGCACGACTTCCGGCCGGACTACCGGCGGCTGCGCACACTGCTGGGCGATCTGCCGGACGGCGTGCCCGTGCTCGCCACCACGGCGACCGCGAACGACCGGGTGGCCACCGACGTCGCCGAGCAGCTCGGCATCGGCGACGAGGCGGGAACCCTGGTGCTGCGCGGGCCGCTCGACCGGGAGAGCCTCCGGCTCGCGGTCGCTGAACTGCCCACCGACGAGGCCCGGCTGGCCTGGCTCGCCGAGCACCTCGCGGATCTGCCCGGGTCGGGGATCATCTACACGCTCACTGTGGCGGCCGCGCACGACGTCACCGCGTTGCTGAGCGACCGCGGGTACCCGGTGGCGGCGTACACCGGCAAGACCGATCCGGCCGACCGGCAGGCTGCGGAGGACGATCTCCTGGCCAACCGGGTGAAGGCGCTCGTGGCCACCTCGGCGCTCGGTATGGGGTTCGACAAACCGGATCTGGGGTTCGTCGTGCACCTGGGCGCGCCGTCCTCGCCGATCGCGTATTACCAGCAGGTCGGCCGGGCTGGGCGCGGGGTGGAGAAGGCCGAGGTGGTGCTGCTGCCGGGCCGCGAGGACAAGGCGATCTGGGCCTATTTCGGCTCGCTCGCCTTCCCGGACGAGCTGCGGGTCTCCCAGGTGCTGAACACGCTTTCCTACGCCGACCGTCCACTTTCGACAGCCGCGCTGGAGCCGTCTGTCGAGCTTTCCCGGTCGCGGCTGGAAATGGTGTTGAAGGTGCTCGATGTGGACGGTGCGGTCCGCCGGGTGCGAGGCGGCTGGGAAAGCACCGGGCAGCCGTGGAAGTACGACCGCGAGCGGTACGAGCGGGTCGGCACGGCGCGGGTGGCGGAGCAGGACGCGATGCTCGGCTACCTGGCGACCACGGGGTGCCGGATGGAGTACCTCCGCAAGCAGCTGGACGATCCGGAGGCGGCACCGTGCGGCCGGTGCGACAACTGCACCGGGCAGCACTGGGACACCGCGGTGTCCGAGGAGATCGCCGGCGCAACGCGGGAACGGCTCGACCGGCCCGGCGTCGAGATCGCGCCGCGCAAGCAGTGGCCGAGCGGGATGAGCGGGCTCGACGTGCCGCTGTCCGGCCGGATCGCGGCGGGCGAACAGGCCGAACCGGGTCAGGTGCTGGGCAGGCTCACCGACGTCGGCTGGGGTGGCCGGCTGCGTTCGCTCGTCGGGCCGGGCTCGGCCGACACCGAGGTGCCGGACTCGGTGTTCGACGCATGCGTCAAGGTGCTCGCCTCGTGGCAGTGGAAGGAACGTCCGGTGGCGGTGGTGGCGATCCCTTCGGCGACGCGGCCACAGCTGGTCGACAGCCTCGCGTTGCGGTTGTCCGCGATCGGGCGACTGGACTACCTCGGCGACCTGGCGTCGGCAGGCCCGCCGCCCCGGCAGGCGAACAGCGCCCAGCGGCTGGCGGATCTGTGGCGGCGGCTGAGCCTGCCGGAGCCGCTGGCCGAGGCACTGGCCGGGACGCATGGACCGATCCTGTTGGTGGACGACGTGATCGACACCGGCTGGACGATGACGCTGGCCGCCCGTCTGCTCCGTACCGCGGGAGCGGACGCGGTGTTGCCGTTTGCCTTGGCCAGCACGGCCTGA
- the nadD gene encoding nicotinate-nucleotide adenylyltransferase, whose product MSPRRIGVMGGTFDPVHHGHLVAASEVQSRFALDEVIFVPTGQPWQKVGRRVTRAEDRYLMTVIATASNPVFSVSRVDIDRGGQTYTVDTLRDLHEEYPDDELFFITGADALEQILTWHKADELFDFAHFIGVTRPGYRLNSHHLPSGKVSLVEVTAMAISSTACRERVERGEPVWYLVPDGVVRYIAKKDLYRKDRDG is encoded by the coding sequence ATGTCACCACGCCGGATCGGGGTCATGGGTGGCACCTTCGACCCCGTGCACCACGGCCACCTCGTCGCGGCGAGCGAAGTCCAGTCCAGGTTCGCTCTCGACGAGGTCATCTTCGTCCCCACCGGCCAGCCGTGGCAGAAGGTGGGCCGCCGGGTCACCCGGGCCGAGGACCGCTATCTGATGACGGTGATCGCGACCGCCTCCAACCCGGTGTTCTCGGTGAGCCGGGTGGACATCGACCGCGGCGGGCAGACCTACACCGTGGACACGCTCCGGGATCTGCACGAGGAGTACCCGGACGACGAATTGTTCTTCATCACCGGAGCGGACGCGCTCGAGCAGATCCTCACCTGGCACAAGGCGGACGAGCTGTTCGACTTCGCGCATTTCATCGGGGTCACCCGGCCCGGGTATCGGCTCAATTCGCATCATCTGCCCAGCGGCAAGGTGAGCCTGGTGGAAGTCACCGCGATGGCGATCTCGTCCACCGCATGCCGCGAACGCGTCGAGCGTGGGGAGCCGGTCTGGTACCTCGTACCGGACGGTGTGGTGCGTTACATCGCGAAGAAGGACCTGTACCGCAAGGACCGCGACGGCTGA
- the rsfS gene encoding ribosome silencing factor: MAATSEARDLAVAAAHAAADKLASDVVVLDVSDQLVITDAFVIASALNERQVGAIVDNVEEKLRIDGHKPVRREGAREGRWVLLDYVDVVVHVQHVEERSFYGLERLWKDCPRIEVEGLKPVPAEVPGDDAEGRQA; the protein is encoded by the coding sequence GTGGCAGCGACGTCCGAGGCGCGGGACCTGGCGGTGGCGGCAGCGCACGCGGCCGCCGACAAACTGGCCAGCGACGTGGTCGTGCTGGACGTGTCCGACCAGCTCGTGATCACCGACGCCTTCGTGATCGCGTCCGCGCTGAACGAGCGGCAGGTCGGTGCGATCGTCGACAACGTGGAAGAGAAGCTGCGCATCGACGGGCACAAGCCGGTCCGCCGCGAAGGGGCTCGCGAGGGCCGCTGGGTGCTGCTGGACTACGTCGATGTCGTGGTCCACGTGCAGCACGTCGAAGAGCGTTCGTTCTACGGGCTCGAGCGGCTCTGGAAGGACTGCCCGCGGATCGAGGTCGAAGGGCTCAAGCCGGTACCCGCAGAGGTGCCCGGCGACGACGCGGAGGGCCGGCAGGCGTGA
- a CDS encoding histidine phosphatase family protein has product MSPGRLLLWRHGETDYNAAGRMQGHLDSALTPVGWNQARFAVPALARFSPDLVIASDLHRATDTATVLTEAIGVPLRIDKRLRETHLGEWQGMTGPEVDAAYPGDRARWRADAAWAPPGGESRVDVAERATEVVEDLLAPNSEVGEAVLLATHGGLIVALTAKLLDLPVGVWPSLGGIMNCHWVELGRRDGKWRLHAYNTGITG; this is encoded by the coding sequence GTGAGCCCGGGGCGGCTGCTGCTGTGGCGGCATGGCGAGACGGATTACAACGCCGCCGGCCGCATGCAGGGGCACTTGGATTCCGCGCTGACCCCGGTCGGCTGGAACCAGGCTCGGTTCGCCGTCCCCGCGCTCGCCCGGTTTTCCCCGGATCTGGTGATCGCCTCGGATCTGCACCGGGCCACCGACACCGCGACGGTGCTCACCGAAGCGATCGGCGTGCCGTTGCGGATCGACAAGCGGCTGCGGGAAACGCACCTGGGCGAATGGCAGGGCATGACTGGCCCCGAGGTAGACGCGGCCTACCCCGGTGACCGCGCCCGCTGGCGTGCCGACGCCGCGTGGGCGCCACCCGGCGGCGAGTCGCGCGTGGACGTCGCCGAGCGGGCCACCGAGGTGGTCGAGGATCTGCTGGCCCCGAACTCCGAGGTCGGCGAAGCGGTGCTGCTGGCCACGCATGGCGGGCTGATCGTCGCGCTCACCGCCAAGCTGCTCGATCTGCCCGTCGGGGTCTGGCCGTCGCTGGGCGGGATCATGAACTGCCACTGGGTGGAGCTTGGCCGCCGAGACGGAAAATGGCGGCTGCACGCATACAACACGGGGATCACCGGCTGA
- the octT gene encoding diglucosylglycerate octanoyltransferase gives MGPHLLVFGDSLCFHGPEGPCAADEPRLWPNVTANALSGRADLVAGIGWTARDLWWSLTGDPRVWADLHRVDAVVLAVGSMDTLPSPLPTYLRQGLRYVRPERVRHVIRGAYLAAQPKLSIALRGRPRVLPAHLTVSFLDQSIEALRALRPELPVFGMVPSVHRADAYGRVHTGRAAAVASLTSWAAQREVPLVDTPGAIGEHVLSGAGNPDGMHWGWAGHEVFGTAMAKLIAPYVGAGNVG, from the coding sequence ATGGGCCCGCACCTGCTTGTCTTCGGCGATTCGCTGTGTTTCCACGGACCCGAAGGCCCCTGCGCCGCGGATGAACCGCGGTTATGGCCCAATGTCACCGCGAACGCCCTCTCCGGCCGCGCCGATCTGGTCGCCGGAATCGGCTGGACTGCGCGCGATCTCTGGTGGTCGCTCACCGGCGATCCTCGAGTCTGGGCCGATCTGCACCGCGTGGACGCCGTCGTGCTCGCCGTGGGCAGCATGGACACGTTGCCATCGCCGTTGCCTACCTATCTCCGCCAAGGTCTGCGGTACGTGCGGCCCGAGCGCGTCCGCCACGTCATCCGGGGCGCGTATCTGGCCGCTCAGCCGAAATTGTCCATCGCTTTGCGTGGGCGTCCCCGGGTCCTTCCGGCGCACTTGACGGTCAGCTTCCTCGATCAGTCCATCGAAGCGTTGCGCGCACTGCGTCCTGAGTTGCCGGTGTTCGGAATGGTGCCGTCGGTGCACCGCGCGGATGCGTACGGCCGGGTACACACGGGGCGTGCCGCAGCGGTTGCTTCGCTCACATCGTGGGCAGCGCAGCGCGAAGTTCCGTTGGTCGACACGCCCGGCGCTATTGGCGAACACGTGCTCAGTGGTGCGGGAAATCCGGACGGTATGCACTGGGGATGGGCCGGACATGAGGTGTTCGGCACCGCGATGGCGAAGCTGATCGCGCCGTATGTCGGCGCCGGCAACGTAGGCTGA
- a CDS encoding DegV family protein, giving the protein MSVAVVTDSTAHLPEGFAERHAVRVVPLHVLVDGVSSLDGVAMGPAALAEALGEHKIVTTSRPTPAEFAAEFRAALDAGSDAVVSIHLSSELSGTWEAAVIAAEEVGSDRIRVVDSRTTAMGLGFSALHAAVVAAEGAGPAEVEAAAVNAARRSSTLFVVETLEHLRRGGRIGSAAALFGTALAVKPVLHMSEGRILPLEKVRTMNRAMDRLVELSVRAAGTGPVELAVHHLASPERAVELANRLEEAIPGCGGGCVVSEIGAVIGAHTGPGVLGVVVQRAAGE; this is encoded by the coding sequence GTGTCGGTCGCCGTGGTCACGGATTCCACCGCGCACCTGCCCGAAGGCTTCGCCGAGCGGCACGCGGTGCGGGTGGTGCCTCTGCATGTCCTGGTAGACGGTGTCAGTTCATTGGACGGCGTCGCCATGGGCCCGGCCGCGCTCGCGGAAGCGCTGGGCGAGCACAAGATCGTCACGACCTCCCGCCCCACGCCCGCGGAGTTCGCCGCCGAGTTCCGGGCCGCACTCGATGCGGGTTCGGACGCAGTGGTCTCGATCCACCTGTCCAGCGAGCTGTCCGGCACCTGGGAGGCCGCGGTGATCGCGGCCGAGGAGGTGGGTTCCGACCGGATTCGGGTGGTCGATTCCCGTACCACGGCAATGGGTCTGGGGTTTTCCGCACTGCACGCGGCGGTCGTCGCGGCAGAGGGCGCCGGCCCCGCCGAGGTGGAAGCCGCGGCGGTGAACGCGGCCAGGCGGTCCTCGACGCTGTTCGTCGTCGAGACGCTCGAACACCTGCGTCGCGGCGGGCGGATCGGATCCGCGGCCGCGCTGTTCGGCACCGCGCTGGCGGTGAAACCGGTGCTGCACATGTCCGAAGGACGGATCCTGCCGCTGGAGAAGGTCCGCACGATGAACCGGGCGATGGACAGACTGGTCGAGCTGTCCGTGCGTGCCGCCGGTACCGGGCCGGTCGAGCTGGCGGTACACCACCTCGCCTCGCCGGAACGAGCGGTCGAGCTGGCGAACCGGCTGGAGGAAGCGATTCCGGGCTGCGGCGGCGGGTGCGTGGTCTCGGAAATCGGTGCGGTGATCGGCGCGCACACCGGTCCCGGAGTGCTCGGCGTGGTCGTGCAGCGGGCCGCGGGTGAGTGA
- a CDS encoding ComEA family DNA-binding protein — MFEQSARDPGTPVNARLAWLADQLAAGPQTVGPGGRLVRRWLPGGNDPGHPGLPAIFGRRGVLVGISAALAAVVVVVGFAVFGGSPAAEVAPPLPSARAQGHAAGAASSSSAAQLVVSVIGRVRNPGLVTVPAGSRVADALRSAGGAVPGIDLSGLNLARKLTDGEQLAVGLPAAQAAPAGAGAAPGKIDLNSATPEQLDTLPGVGEVTARRIIDWRTQHSGFTSVEQLRDVDGIGESKFEKLRDHVAVG, encoded by the coding sequence GTGTTCGAGCAATCCGCCCGTGATCCGGGCACTCCCGTCAACGCCAGGCTCGCCTGGCTGGCCGATCAGCTGGCCGCAGGCCCGCAGACGGTCGGGCCGGGTGGCCGGCTCGTCCGCCGCTGGCTGCCCGGAGGCAACGACCCCGGGCACCCCGGTCTGCCCGCGATCTTCGGCCGTCGAGGCGTGCTCGTCGGCATTTCCGCAGCGCTCGCTGCCGTGGTCGTGGTGGTCGGCTTCGCGGTGTTCGGCGGATCTCCGGCGGCGGAGGTAGCCCCACCGCTGCCAAGTGCTCGTGCTCAGGGGCACGCAGCGGGTGCGGCGTCCTCTTCGTCGGCGGCCCAACTCGTCGTCAGCGTCATTGGACGAGTACGGAATCCGGGGCTCGTCACGGTTCCGGCAGGTTCGCGCGTGGCCGATGCACTGCGCTCGGCCGGCGGCGCGGTCCCGGGCATCGATCTTTCCGGCCTCAATCTGGCGCGCAAGCTCACCGACGGAGAACAGCTCGCGGTCGGCCTGCCGGCGGCCCAGGCCGCTCCGGCAGGCGCCGGAGCCGCGCCCGGCAAGATCGACCTGAACTCCGCGACGCCTGAACAGCTCGACACACTTCCCGGAGTCGGCGAGGTCACCGCGCGGCGCATCATCGACTGGCGTACCCAGCACAGCGGGTTCACCAGCGTCGAGCAGCTTCGCGATGTCGACGGCATTGGGGAGAGCAAATTTGAAAAATTGCGCGATCATGTGGCGGTCGGATGA
- a CDS encoding ComEC/Rec2 family competence protein, which translates to MTIASRSDPRMNSWRDHDFRLVPAAVAGWAGALGGLQLGWWVAVVTGVLAAVVALLLLIRGRRRFVGAGGALLLLGLVAAIPTAARIHDAEHDPLASAAVRGTTASLRIEISERPRPIHRAGYADQQAGTRSVAVPAVVEAATVDGQAVDSMGRVLLLAPVAEWGALLPGQEATATGRLSSARGGDLTAAVLSVRDRPVDVGPAPWWQRAAETLRSGLHSLCSVLPEEPAGLLPGLVIGDTSALPQQVEQEFTASGLTHLMAVSGGNVAIICGAVLLLCRLLRAGPRLSAVAAGVCLLGFLVLVGPEPSVVRAGVMGAVGLLALALGRRGSALPALSFAVCVLVGWDPAMAADFGFALSVFATAGLVLIAPKWADSLARRGIPPGYAEGLAVPLAAFVVTAPVIAGMAGTVSLVSVLTNVLAAPVVAPVTVLGVLATVVGPWWSGAGHLLIRLADPEARWLITVARHGARAPGAVFGWPGGWLGGLCAAGLMILAVVVLRFRRLRVLVAVGLVVVLLAVVPARVLEPGWPPKNWAAVECDVGQGDALVLATGEPGRAVVVDTGPEPGPVDECLNRLGVDRVPLIVLSHLHADHVGGLSSVFEGRAVGAVAVGPGRAPAWAWQQISVEAAKHQVPLVEVNQGQRLDWPGLSLDVLGPRYATTRSPALQDGTMINNSSVVLRATTSAGRVLLSGDVELAAQADLLAGGVDLTAEVLKVPHHGSKYSVPQFLAAVRPRAALISVGAGNGYGHPSKSTVDVLGTLGALITRTDVDGDTAVLPGDGGPVVARRGEPRGPPH; encoded by the coding sequence ATGACGATCGCCAGCCGCTCGGACCCACGGATGAATTCCTGGCGTGATCACGATTTCCGCCTCGTCCCGGCGGCGGTGGCGGGATGGGCGGGTGCACTTGGCGGGCTACAGCTCGGCTGGTGGGTCGCGGTTGTCACCGGAGTGCTCGCGGCAGTCGTGGCGCTGCTTCTGCTGATCCGCGGCCGTCGGCGGTTCGTCGGTGCCGGGGGAGCGTTGCTGCTCCTCGGATTGGTCGCCGCGATCCCGACTGCGGCGCGTATTCACGACGCCGAACACGATCCTCTCGCGTCGGCCGCTGTCCGCGGAACCACCGCGTCGCTCCGGATCGAGATCAGCGAGCGTCCGCGGCCCATTCACAGAGCGGGCTACGCCGATCAGCAAGCCGGTACTCGATCAGTCGCCGTCCCCGCGGTAGTGGAAGCGGCCACTGTGGACGGTCAGGCAGTCGACTCGATGGGGCGGGTACTCCTGCTCGCGCCGGTCGCGGAATGGGGAGCGTTGCTGCCTGGCCAAGAGGCGACGGCCACCGGGCGGCTCAGCTCCGCACGAGGCGGCGATCTGACGGCGGCGGTGCTCTCCGTGCGAGACCGACCGGTCGACGTCGGTCCGGCGCCATGGTGGCAACGAGCGGCGGAGACCTTGCGGAGCGGGCTGCACTCATTGTGCTCCGTGTTGCCCGAGGAACCGGCCGGCTTGCTGCCCGGTCTCGTCATCGGCGACACCAGCGCACTGCCGCAACAGGTGGAGCAAGAGTTCACGGCCTCGGGTCTCACCCATTTGATGGCCGTGAGCGGTGGCAACGTCGCGATCATCTGTGGCGCCGTATTGCTGTTGTGCAGGCTACTACGCGCCGGGCCGAGATTGTCTGCAGTAGCCGCCGGCGTGTGTCTGCTCGGCTTCCTGGTGCTGGTGGGACCGGAGCCGAGTGTGGTGCGGGCCGGGGTGATGGGCGCTGTCGGGCTGCTCGCGCTGGCGTTGGGGCGCCGTGGCTCCGCACTGCCCGCGCTCTCGTTCGCAGTGTGCGTGCTCGTCGGATGGGACCCGGCGATGGCGGCGGACTTCGGGTTCGCATTGTCGGTGTTCGCCACCGCCGGGCTGGTGCTGATCGCGCCGAAGTGGGCGGATTCCTTGGCTCGCCGAGGGATTCCGCCGGGTTACGCGGAAGGTCTTGCGGTCCCGCTGGCCGCTTTCGTGGTCACTGCGCCAGTGATTGCTGGGATGGCAGGTACGGTCAGCCTGGTCTCGGTGCTCACGAATGTGCTTGCGGCACCGGTGGTCGCGCCGGTCACGGTGCTGGGAGTGCTGGCCACCGTCGTCGGTCCGTGGTGGAGCGGTGCCGGGCACTTGTTGATCCGGCTGGCCGATCCTGAGGCGCGGTGGCTGATCACTGTGGCTCGCCACGGTGCGCGGGCACCTGGCGCGGTGTTCGGCTGGCCGGGTGGCTGGCTTGGGGGACTGTGCGCGGCCGGACTGATGATCCTCGCCGTGGTGGTGCTGCGGTTCCGTCGGCTGCGAGTGCTCGTGGCGGTCGGGCTGGTGGTGGTGCTTCTGGCGGTGGTGCCTGCCCGGGTACTGGAGCCCGGCTGGCCGCCGAAGAACTGGGCCGCAGTCGAATGCGACGTCGGACAGGGTGACGCCCTCGTATTGGCGACCGGTGAACCCGGGCGTGCGGTGGTGGTCGACACCGGGCCGGAACCGGGGCCGGTCGACGAATGCCTGAACCGGCTCGGCGTGGACAGGGTGCCGCTGATCGTGTTGAGCCACCTGCACGCCGACCATGTGGGCGGGCTCTCGTCGGTGTTCGAGGGGAGAGCCGTCGGCGCGGTCGCGGTCGGGCCGGGGCGGGCACCTGCGTGGGCGTGGCAGCAGATCTCGGTCGAGGCCGCGAAGCACCAGGTCCCGCTGGTGGAGGTGAACCAGGGCCAGCGGCTCGACTGGCCGGGCTTGTCTCTCGACGTCCTCGGGCCGCGTTACGCGACCACCAGATCGCCCGCCCTGCAAGACGGCACGATGATCAACAACAGCTCAGTGGTGCTGCGCGCCACCACGTCCGCCGGCCGGGTGCTGCTGAGCGGGGACGTCGAACTGGCCGCGCAGGCGGACTTGCTGGCCGGGGGAGTGGACCTGACCGCGGAGGTACTCAAGGTGCCACACCACGGTTCGAAATACTCCGTACCGCAGTTCCTTGCTGCGGTTCGGCCGCGCGCGGCCTTGATCAGCGTGGGTGCGGGCAACGGATACGGGCATCCGAGCAAGTCCACAGTGGACGTTCTGGGGACGTTGGGTGCGCTGATCACCCGGACCGATGTCGACGGGGACACCGCGGTGCTTCCCGGCGATGGTGGGCCGGTCGTCGCGCGACGGGGTGAGCCACGGGGACCACCGCACTAG
- the thrC gene encoding threonine synthase translates to MTASLGTDPTRTTLDLGPAVELVSKEEGHRQPLAPEFVSAEDFSPLEVAYDFGRVRREDIEAGPKNIWRYKKLLPVPSTVEQTPNTEPGSTRLVRADRLAKALGLKTVWVKDDTGNPTHSFKDRVVAVALAAAREFGFEVLACPSTGNLANATAAAAARAGWRSVVLIPKSLERAKILTTAVYDGDLIAVDGNYDDVNRLATELAAEHPKWAFVNVNVRPYYSEGSKTLGFEVAEQLGWRLPEQIVVPIASGSQLTKVDKGFREFGQLGLVEASPYKVFGAQATGCSPVSTAFRNGHDVVQPVKPDTIARSLAIGNPADGPYVLDVVHRTGGAIEDVTDEEVVEGIRLLARTEGIFTETAGGVTVATAKKLLETGKLDPDAETVLLITGDGLKTLDAVENHLGPKATVPPSTEAVSKALGY, encoded by the coding sequence ATGACCGCATCCCTCGGCACGGACCCCACCCGCACCACGCTCGATCTCGGCCCCGCCGTCGAGCTGGTGTCGAAGGAAGAGGGACACCGGCAGCCGCTCGCCCCGGAATTCGTGTCCGCCGAGGACTTCTCGCCGCTCGAAGTGGCCTACGACTTCGGCCGCGTGCGCCGCGAGGACATCGAGGCGGGACCGAAGAACATCTGGCGCTACAAGAAACTCCTTCCCGTCCCCTCGACCGTCGAGCAGACCCCGAACACCGAACCGGGCAGTACCCGGCTCGTGCGAGCCGACCGCCTCGCCAAGGCACTCGGTCTGAAGACCGTGTGGGTCAAGGACGACACCGGCAACCCCACCCACTCGTTCAAGGACCGTGTGGTCGCGGTGGCGCTCGCCGCGGCCCGCGAGTTCGGCTTCGAGGTCCTCGCGTGTCCCTCGACCGGCAACCTGGCCAACGCGACCGCGGCCGCCGCCGCGCGCGCCGGCTGGCGGTCGGTCGTGCTGATCCCGAAGAGTCTCGAACGCGCCAAGATCCTCACCACCGCGGTCTACGACGGCGACCTGATCGCCGTCGACGGCAACTACGACGACGTGAACCGCCTCGCCACCGAGCTGGCCGCCGAGCACCCGAAGTGGGCGTTCGTGAACGTCAACGTCCGCCCGTACTACTCCGAGGGCTCGAAGACGCTCGGCTTCGAGGTCGCCGAGCAGCTCGGCTGGCGCCTGCCGGAACAGATCGTGGTGCCCATCGCCTCCGGTTCCCAGCTGACCAAGGTGGACAAGGGTTTCCGCGAGTTCGGTCAGCTCGGCCTCGTGGAAGCCAGCCCGTACAAGGTGTTCGGCGCCCAGGCCACCGGCTGCTCCCCGGTGTCGACGGCGTTCCGCAACGGGCACGACGTGGTCCAGCCGGTGAAGCCGGACACCATCGCCCGTTCGCTCGCGATCGGCAACCCGGCCGACGGCCCCTACGTGCTCGACGTGGTCCACCGCACCGGCGGCGCGATCGAGGACGTCACCGACGAGGAGGTCGTGGAGGGCATCCGGCTGCTCGCGCGCACCGAAGGCATCTTCACCGAGACGGCGGGCGGGGTCACCGTCGCCACCGCGAAGAAGCTGCTGGAGACCGGCAAGCTCGACCCGGACGCGGAGACGGTGCTCCTGATCACCGGCGACGGCCTCAAGACCCTCGACGCGGTGGAGAACCACCTCGGCCCGAAGGCGACGGTGCCGCCGTCCACGGAGGCCGTGAGCAAGGCACTCGGCTACTGA
- the holA gene encoding DNA polymerase III subunit delta yields MTTAPAPLHLVTGEEELLIERAVRAALDAARAADQTADLTRIRVSELTPPELAELVSPSLFAEGRVIVLESAQDISQDLSDAVLAYLKAPADGVVLVVVHSGGGRSKAAKALPGALKKAGAEITECPKLTKPAERESFVRNEVRRAGGKIDPAGVSALLDSVGSDLRELSSAATQLVADTGGVVDEQAVRRYHTGRADVTGFAVAEKAVAGDRAAALESLRWAMQLGVPHVLVADALADAVRTIARVSAAGRGNPNQMAGELGMPPWKIRKAQGQSRGWGQDGLATAMRVVARLNAEVKGAAADADYALERAVVEVVIARGDR; encoded by the coding sequence GTGACCACCGCACCCGCGCCGCTGCACCTCGTCACGGGCGAGGAAGAACTGCTCATCGAACGGGCCGTGCGCGCCGCGCTGGACGCGGCGCGGGCCGCCGATCAGACGGCCGACCTGACCCGGATTCGGGTGTCCGAACTCACACCGCCCGAACTGGCCGAACTGGTCAGTCCCTCGCTGTTCGCGGAGGGGCGGGTGATCGTACTGGAGTCGGCGCAGGACATCTCGCAGGACCTGTCCGACGCGGTGCTCGCCTACCTGAAGGCCCCGGCGGACGGGGTGGTGCTGGTGGTCGTGCACAGCGGCGGCGGGCGCAGCAAGGCGGCCAAAGCGCTGCCGGGCGCGCTGAAGAAGGCGGGCGCGGAAATCACCGAATGCCCGAAGCTCACCAAACCCGCCGAACGGGAATCGTTCGTACGCAACGAAGTCCGCCGAGCGGGCGGCAAGATCGACCCGGCTGGCGTGTCGGCTCTGCTCGACTCCGTCGGCTCCGACCTGCGCGAGTTGTCCTCGGCGGCGACCCAGCTGGTCGCGGACACCGGCGGCGTGGTCGACGAGCAGGCGGTACGCCGTTACCACACCGGCCGCGCCGACGTGACCGGGTTCGCGGTGGCGGAGAAGGCCGTGGCCGGTGACCGGGCCGCCGCGCTGGAATCGCTGCGCTGGGCCATGCAGCTGGGCGTCCCGCACGTGCTGGTCGCCGACGCGCTGGCCGACGCCGTTCGCACCATCGCGCGGGTGTCCGCCGCCGGCCGCGGCAACCCGAACCAGATGGCCGGCGAACTCGGCATGCCGCCGTGGAAGATCCGCAAGGCACAGGGCCAGTCCCGGGGCTGGGGCCAGGACGGCCTTGCCACCGCGATGCGCGTCGTGGCCAGGCTGAACGCCGAGGTGAAAGGCGCCGCCGCGGACGCCGACTACGCCCTGGAACGAGCCGTCGTCGAGGTGGTCATCGCGAGGGGCGACCGCTGA